The genomic region gccacggtttgtgtccgaaaTGACGTACAATGAAATGCTCACAAATATTCTACCACACTTTGTTAAAGATTTACCATCGCTTTCATTAATAAACTATCAATAATTCGGATTCTACTTATAAATTCACATAACTACTAAGCATTCAAAAATTGCACAAGTAGTATTTTAGCGAAGTGTGcacttggttgttgttgttgcacaatTACATATAGTTTTTATATCATTTCTAGGCGAAATcctcaaaatatttcatttttattatttttcttatcttaaaaatcaaaatattcattGATTGACCAGCAAACTGataaatttgcatacaaatatttgtctATTTTatccctccgttggacacctttttaaaACCCTTCGGCTGGGCACTCGTGTCTGGCTTTTTTCGTCTTGTTCGAGGATCATTTTtcaaaggttatatccataaatcggtagaaaattatattttaggaAGCTCCTGGAAGCTCAAggcgttagctataatagaaatatgttaaattcataaattttccttttccccaaacgaatagtattaaattagattatattagaaatttccatatgaataaaatataaatcaaaaacgTTTCTGAACAGTTAACCAaaagaaattttacgaaaataacttgatttataataaattttatcagaaaaaaatgtttttataaaaattcgtttgGAAACATCCCAAGTGATGTTAAAGTAATCTTGTTCTCTAATGATTTTGAAAACGTATTACCCGTATGCATCCTGTGACGACTGCTACGAATTTGGCAGCACTTTTGTCACAGCTGATTTCCTACAAAAAAAACTACCTCGATGTGCACAGCCGTTTATTTAATGCATCGAGCATTTCTTTGATTCTGATTTGCTGCATTTATTTTGTCAACTCAATAATTGACCAAATAAGcaggaaaacaatttaaaatggcCTCCGGTCGTGAGGTGGTAACCTTACAGTTTGGTAATTTTGCAAATTATATTGGCGCACATTGGTGGAATATTCAGGTGAGTCACCGAAGTTTTACATCTGCACATTCGAAATAAATTTGCTGGTACGTACTCTGCAGGAGTCTAGTTTCAACTATAATCCTGAAGGCGCACCTTCTGAAATAAACCATGACGTACTATACAGGGAAGGTGTAAATTTAAATGTAAGTAGACGGAGCTCATTTACGAATGTAAAATTACATtgcaattttattgttgttgcttaatATAGAGGCAGGTCACTTACACGCCGCGTCTATTACTTGTGGATTTGGATGGTTCACTAAAGCACTTACCACGAGAAGGGGAACTGTATGGCAACAGCATTAAACGGACACAGGACAACGATGCTAATGAAGAGGATGCAGTAAAGAAGCTTAAAGAAGATCTCCAAACCTTGTCCACTGAGGTAGAAGTGGTACAACAACCAACAGCTTCAAGACATGACTTTCAAAAAGATCTCGACAATCCAGTGGTCGATATTCAAGACATCGACTACAGTTTAACAGACAATGTAGAAACGTGGACGGACTATCTTTATGCGCGCTATCATCCGCGCACTGTAAATGTAATTAATGAATATAAACACAATCCCGAAAAGCAAACATTCGACACATTTGCATGCGGTGTACAGCTCTGGAAAACGGAGCAGTTCGAGGAGGAGTTTTGTGACAAAATACGTAAATACGTGGAGGAGTGCGACTATTTACAAGGTTTCCAAACTATATTCGATTGCTTTAATGGCTACTCGGGTTTGGCTACGGAGTGTCTAGCGCATTTGAATGATGAGTATGGCAAAGCGAATTTTGCGCTACCAGTTTACTCACCGCAAAATACGCTCTTTGAAAATGCAGGTGGGTTTTTTGAATTTCCcaaacttttgtaaaaataatatgaaaacaaaatactttttccTACTCCAGATGAGCCCATGACAGACTCCATACGTGTGGTGAATAGCGCATTAGCGTTTCAAAAACTCAGCGAGCAAGCATCATTATTTGTGCCACTCAGCACATGTGATCGTGTCTGGCGACAGTTGGGCAAAGCACGCCAAATACGTGCGCTTAATTACAAATCGGATAATTTGTATCAAACCTCAGCTGTACTTGCTGCATATTTAGATACAATCTCACTACGTTATCGGCTGCGCAATGCGCCCAGCGCTTACTCCCTTGCCGGTTTCTGTGGCGACATAAACAATTACGGACGCAAATTGGCAGCAGCTGGATTTGCGCTACCCTTCCCTATGCAGCATGATCAGGATCTTATTGATTGTTTAGATAAATTTGAAGGCTCAATCTTCACGCCACTCACACCAAACTGCAGCATTGGTACTGATTACATTATACAGTCGCTTTGTGTGCGCGGCATACCACACGAACGTCTCAAGCGTCCTTTGGAGAAAGCGAAAGATCAAATGCGTATGGCTGCCTATAAATGTGATAGCGTATCGGAAATGTTTCAACTCTATTTGCAGTGCGCGAATCATGCGAGTATGGCGCATGTGGCTTCAGTGTCGATGGCTATGCCAACGCGTATTCCATACCCCAGTGAAATGTTTACTGAAGAAGTAACAAAGTTAGGCTTCCTCTCGGCTGCAACAAAACGGCCAGCTGAAGAGAAAGTGGTCTCTGTGCCGACGCTTGCAGCTGCGCAGTCATCCAGCGAGTTGGGTGACACTTTAGAAACATTGCACCGCGAAGCGAAACGCGTGAAAATAGCAAAACTGCATCGCTACAAAGCTGCAGGTATGGAGGAAGATGATTATGTAGATGCGCTCGAGCAGCTGCTGCTCTTCAAAGACAACTATGAAGATAACTTTGAATTGTAGCACGCACGCGAAAATAGAATTACGCGTAAAATCAAGCAAACGCGggtttatgtaaaattaaaattaagcacgTGGATATCAATACGATATACTTTAACATTAACATATAGCGCATACTCGAATGAAATGCTTAGGCGCTCTACAATATgggaggttagaatgtctctccgggttagagcttcagagcttacttagattcgcagaagacgcaggcttattacaagaagcctactacaaggaaacctaagggtcaagctccatctggtaccactaaggaccaataggtctatgtgagggctttcagccagccgggtcaacctaacctcactttaaaaatattaatgttaagctactacaacaaatacaaatagcaCTTAACACACTAAATGTAAGATAAGTAGGTAGCTTAGTGCAGTAGTTAGTTGGAATAAAtcttaattaaagaaaaaatcatgttcatataaaaaataaatgccttctttaaaaaatcgtaGTATTCTTAAGCATTTTTTGCATTGCAATTTAGCAGCACTTCTTAatagttgcatttttttttacacatctGCAATGTGTTCCTTTAAACAGCGCACCAGTGTGCCATCCGCTTAAATGCACTGCAACATTTATTCGTTAATGTTGCTCAAAATGGTACTTAAAGTACATGCCAGCTATGGGTACTAAGAGTCTTCGTGAATTGCTGATGAACGGACCGATGCAGACATTGATGCGTTTCAACTGCAGCAGCTGTCTTCAGCACACCGCCCATTGATGGTCGCGCCCATCGCATTATTGCACATCACAAACCATCAAATAGTTAAgccgcatacacatacatagatacttaATATCCTGCTCCGTAGCACGTCTTTATTTCGGTGCCTTCATAAATTGCAATTGTATTGCATTCGGAATTTAGTAGGTAGCTTCAGTCTATGGCATTGAGTTTTTGTGCAAGTAATCTCTTGATTCgatgctatttttttttgtgaatttttttgttgcgcTTTCATCTTTACGCCAGTTCGTCTGCTTGGCGTAGTAAATAAATGATGAGCCATGAACATGCAATAGCCAGGAGGCACCCGTTTAGGCTGAATGATTGGTTGGAAGAGGTGGCAGGTTGAGAATGCCGTTGAAAATTTGCAGTCTCGCATTTCAGCAAACTAATGGCAGGATATGGAGCACTTTGCTGTAGCCACACACAGTTTTtggctgttgtttttggttaATTTATAGATATAACGGTAGTTTTTAAATTGCAATATACTTctctatgcatgtacatatgtatgtatatatgtatgcacttatttttatatttaatgttttgtatgtttgtttgcATGTTGTATTAAATACGAACGTAACAACTATTCAAAAGCTTTTCGGAAATGTTGTGGGCGCCACTACTCGCCTATGCCAGGCTGTTTTAGCTGCGCCGATTGCACTTCCGACGTAACCGCTACTTTTACTAACAGTTAGCCTTTCAATATCATTGattttttacgcaaaatttagtataatgcaACTTGCTTTGCCAAAAAAGAATGTAAAAGAGGGATAGATGGGTgcatccccatcttaaaacgtTAAATCGCGCCCTCCgaaggcttatagtttttaagtaatttattgttaaagtcGTGGCGTATTTATTCATAGATTTGAATATATTCGCCTTGGATGAAGTTGCgcaatttagcgaaaagttggtgttgccagacACTTCAAATAAGAACGAAATTGGCATGCAGAGACGTTTACTGGAAGGGTGCTTCTAATTCtgctgaattttttgctttaagccaaagcgaatttattataggtgacagcaaccatatataagtaaaaccctacatgtatttgttgttgcgtttggttcAAGCATgacgtcaaaatcagtaatcaaatgtaaacatacgaatgtaaacataccaatacatacaaacaaagcatatcattttgacgtaggccatacctacggcgaaaaattcagctgggtgaatgctgtcacctataataaatccaccttgcttTGTGCCCATTgacacagggaaacatttggaagggaaacattttgttaggGGGTGCAGGACGTCCGCGGAAGAGAgcagggaatttgtctcctgtactgccGACACACTTTGTGCTTCCTATTcatatttccaatcttaaagcaatttttgacagttgcttcattcgtattcttcttttgtgggagaaagttctAAATTCtatgttggttttcaatcaaacggaagatatcgacgatgacaaacatccgaacgctgcttgggaaatacaggattatttttggtagtaaaattggtttaatttaaaaaagttatgggtcatgtttatgttgaattctaattctTCCccccatttctagatactcaagttaattttaagttaattttttatatatgcagtatttttaatttattttttttttattcaagtacaaaaatttatatatataacacttcatatcgttcaccctgtgtgtaaataaaaaaatagcaaattatttattactagcaaacccggcccccttcgctgggcacactaaaatagaatagatatggtttagaacagaaaatatatgattttcatattatttatttctttattctttattcaagcgctttggcataaacaatattttttgtttttctatttgtttttgagtaaatgtaaaatataaattgaaaatcaggaaaaaagaagattgtttttaaatttcaaatcaacgcatatgaataaacaatcgtcttttttcctgatcatccatgaatttttcgtttcaatttatatgttttattgagcattggagcttttttaaccattatccatttatatttttcaaaaaaaaaattattcactaaGAAGAAATTcttgtaagaaattattcactgttccaaaatccactccaaaaaaattcacaaacaatttttacatgttgcacttacgttttttccttatggcatccaaatcagaaagaaatattgacacattgtaactcacactgtcaatttgacagttaagttccgccccaagcgttaaaaaagtaagcgacattatggctggctcaaaagaacgctgtacccgttgccactgctccgaattacaaccaaactttacgaaacccattttcaatacttacttaacaatgtgcgtaagtttggtttaattcggtgcaaagacacggcgggtccacgttttggcatatatttcgagaccctagtcatcaataggtatgaaaattaccccgtattaaagcacttatcaacagctttcatttgatatccatattgtacaaacacattctagggtccacgttttggtctctatctcgagaccctagtcacggagcggcatgaaaaatactctgaactaaagcattcaccaacagcttccatttgatacccatattgtacatacacgtccgaaggttacccgggttcacgttttgacctatatctcgagaccctatctaccaataggtattcaaactatacggaaaccatcttcaatacctacttaacaatgtgtgtaagtttggtttaattcggtgcagacacggccggttagcgaacacacacaaaaagttgactttattttatatataagatttttttcagtttgtgtccgaaaaatccaaatatcttacagaaccctatttttttccaaaataaaatgtaatccatgttactcgtggataatgtagttttcgaatggtgaaagaatttttaaaatcggtccagtagtttttgagcctattcgttacaaacaaacaaacaaacaaacaaacaaacaaacaaagttttcctctttataatattagtatagatatgtatgGGGAGTTTTtatactgttacaacaacaacttcattTTTGCTcatgtttttatattcatttgcaggcatccggcaacacttAACTGTTgtcaatttcaataaattgtttttcgcgtttaaaattggaaagtcgTAATATTGAAAactgcatttgcatttaattttcataaaagtaggtcgaatacaagtatgaaaacaagTAAAAACACGCGAGTGACTgtgcattttgtgaattttagtgaagtgtaaaaaatatatagtgtaatgtgcAAACTATAGTGAAGTTCACGGAGGCACTTGGAAGGTAAATAATCGCAAAACTATTATAAAGGTTGTTTCTGAACCACTCCCTAACatttccaccaagtttcattatattttgcttaaaattgcCCATGTCGCGTTATATTAAACCCGACACCACTAGTTTTTAAATTGCCATATACGATTCTATGTATGTAACAAAATACGAATATATAAACTATTCAAAAGCTTTTCGGAAATGTTGCAGGAGCCACTACACACCAGTCCTTATTAGTTGTACCGACTGCACTTTCGAAGTAACGGCCATTTTTACTGAC from Anastrepha obliqua isolate idAnaObli1 chromosome 2, idAnaObli1_1.0, whole genome shotgun sequence harbors:
- the LOC129238591 gene encoding protein misato encodes the protein MASGREVVTLQFGNFANYIGAHWWNIQESSFNYNPEGAPSEINHDVLYREGVNLNRQVTYTPRLLLVDLDGSLKHLPREGELYGNSIKRTQDNDANEEDAVKKLKEDLQTLSTEVEVVQQPTASRHDFQKDLDNPVVDIQDIDYSLTDNVETWTDYLYARYHPRTVNVINEYKHNPEKQTFDTFACGVQLWKTEQFEEEFCDKIRKYVEECDYLQGFQTIFDCFNGYSGLATECLAHLNDEYGKANFALPVYSPQNTLFENADEPMTDSIRVVNSALAFQKLSEQASLFVPLSTCDRVWRQLGKARQIRALNYKSDNLYQTSAVLAAYLDTISLRYRLRNAPSAYSLAGFCGDINNYGRKLAAAGFALPFPMQHDQDLIDCLDKFEGSIFTPLTPNCSIGTDYIIQSLCVRGIPHERLKRPLEKAKDQMRMAAYKCDSVSEMFQLYLQCANHASMAHVASVSMAMPTRIPYPSEMFTEEVTKLGFLSAATKRPAEEKVVSVPTLAAAQSSSELGDTLETLHREAKRVKIAKLHRYKAAGMEEDDYVDALEQLLLFKDNYEDNFEL